The Hymenobacter sp. GOD-10R genome includes a window with the following:
- the hisC gene encoding histidinol-phosphate transaminase, producing the protein MKNEMVFDLESLVRSNVRAMKPYSSARDEFEGEARVMLDANENSLGSAGPDRFNRYPDPHQRAVKADLAPLKGVAPAQIFLGNGSDEAIDLLVRLTCVPGQDSILILPPTYGMYEVAANLNDVAVERLPLTADFQLSPEIVAQVVASKAKLVFICSPNNPTGNLLHAEGVEEILRGFGGLVVVDEAYADFTTAPSWTTRLAEFPNLVVMQTFSKAWGLAGLRLGMAFSSPEIIGYLNKIKPPYNISEATQQHALAALKDAARFEAMRTELLKGRDWLAERLPAVSIVEEVFPSDANFLLARFRPDATAVYDYLLEKGIVVRNRTTQPGCAGCLRLTVGSPEENEALLAALQQFEG; encoded by the coding sequence ATGAAAAACGAAATGGTATTTGATCTAGAAAGCCTGGTCCGTTCCAATGTGCGGGCGATGAAACCGTACTCGTCGGCCCGCGACGAATTTGAGGGGGAAGCCCGCGTAATGCTCGATGCCAACGAGAACAGCCTCGGCAGCGCCGGCCCCGACCGGTTCAACCGTTACCCCGACCCGCACCAGCGCGCCGTGAAAGCAGACCTAGCTCCGCTGAAAGGTGTGGCACCCGCGCAAATCTTCCTCGGTAACGGTTCTGATGAAGCCATTGACTTGCTCGTGCGCCTGACCTGCGTACCCGGCCAGGACAGCATCTTGATTTTGCCGCCGACCTACGGTATGTACGAGGTGGCCGCCAACCTCAACGATGTGGCCGTGGAGCGCCTGCCCCTCACCGCCGACTTCCAGTTGTCGCCCGAAATCGTGGCGCAGGTGGTGGCCTCGAAGGCGAAGCTGGTGTTCATCTGCTCGCCCAACAACCCCACCGGCAACTTACTCCACGCCGAGGGGGTGGAAGAAATTCTGCGCGGTTTTGGCGGTTTGGTCGTTGTAGATGAAGCGTACGCCGACTTTACCACGGCCCCGAGTTGGACGACGCGCCTAGCGGAGTTTCCGAACCTGGTGGTGATGCAAACCTTCTCCAAAGCGTGGGGCCTCGCCGGTTTGCGCCTGGGTATGGCTTTCTCCTCGCCGGAAATCATCGGCTACCTGAACAAGATCAAGCCTCCTTATAATATATCGGAGGCAACGCAGCAGCATGCGCTGGCTGCATTGAAGGATGCCGCACGCTTCGAGGCCATGCGCACCGAACTGCTGAAAGGCCGCGACTGGCTCGCGGAGCGCTTGCCGGCGGTAAGCATTGTGGAAGAAGTATTCCCTTCGGATGCCAACTTCCTGCTCGCCCGCTTCCGCCCCGACGCCACGGCCGTGTACGACTACTTGCTGGAAAAAGGAATCGTGGTCCGCAACCGCACGACCCAGCCCGGTTGCGCCGGTTGCCTGCGCCTAACGGTAGGTAGCCCCGAGGAAAACGAAGCGTTGCTC
- the hisD gene encoding histidinol dehydrogenase: MQVFQYPVPAEWPALQQRAAAGEARQVEERVRQIFDDVRQRGDEALRQYAAELDGATLTELRVSPAEIAAAVAQVPAELQAAIRQAYDNLWKFHATQRTEEPRVETMPGVTCWRKSVPVQRVGLYIPGGSAPLFSTLLMLGVPARLAACPEVVLTTPPQKDGSVNPVILFTAQLLGIQTIVKAGGAQAIAALAGGTDSVPAVDKIFGPGNRYVTAAKQLATQHGVAIDMPAGPSEVLVIADRTANPAFVAADLLSQAEHGPDSQVLLLTDSVELLPLVTAEVERQLAELPRRDVAARALAESRAILLRTPEEMLFFSNQYAPEHLILSVQDPEALAGGVTSAGSVFLGHLTPEAAGDYASGTNHTLPTGGYARNYSGVSLDSFLKKITFQRITPEGLLHVGPVVETMAEAEGLRAHARAVTLRLESIAVSR; this comes from the coding sequence ATGCAAGTCTTTCAATATCCTGTTCCGGCCGAGTGGCCTGCGCTTCAGCAGCGCGCCGCGGCTGGCGAAGCCCGCCAGGTGGAAGAGCGGGTTCGCCAGATTTTTGACGACGTGCGCCAGCGCGGCGACGAAGCCCTGCGCCAGTACGCCGCCGAGCTCGACGGCGCCACGCTCACCGAATTGCGCGTAAGTCCGGCCGAAATAGCTGCGGCCGTGGCGCAAGTGCCAGCCGAGCTGCAAGCGGCCATCCGGCAGGCGTACGACAACTTGTGGAAGTTTCACGCCACCCAGCGCACGGAAGAACCTCGGGTCGAAACGATGCCGGGCGTGACGTGCTGGCGAAAGTCGGTGCCGGTGCAGCGGGTAGGTTTGTACATTCCTGGAGGCTCGGCGCCGCTGTTCAGCACCTTATTAATGCTAGGGGTGCCGGCCCGATTGGCGGCTTGTCCGGAAGTGGTGCTGACTACGCCGCCCCAGAAAGATGGCTCGGTGAACCCCGTGATTCTGTTCACCGCCCAATTGCTCGGCATCCAAACCATCGTGAAAGCTGGCGGCGCGCAAGCCATTGCGGCTCTAGCCGGTGGTACCGATAGCGTGCCGGCCGTGGATAAAATTTTCGGGCCCGGCAACCGCTACGTGACGGCCGCCAAGCAACTGGCCACCCAGCACGGCGTGGCTATCGACATGCCGGCGGGCCCCTCAGAAGTGCTTGTCATTGCTGACCGCACAGCCAATCCGGCCTTTGTCGCGGCCGATCTGCTGAGCCAGGCCGAGCACGGCCCCGATTCGCAGGTGTTGCTGCTGACCGACTCCGTGGAGTTGCTGCCGCTAGTAACGGCCGAGGTAGAACGCCAGCTAGCCGAGTTGCCGCGCCGCGACGTAGCCGCTCGCGCCCTGGCCGAGAGCCGCGCCATCTTGCTGCGCACGCCGGAGGAAATGCTGTTCTTCTCGAACCAGTACGCGCCCGAGCACCTTATTCTGTCGGTACAGGACCCAGAGGCACTAGCCGGGGGAGTAACCAGCGCCGGCTCGGTGTTCCTGGGTCACCTCACGCCCGAAGCCGCCGGCGACTACGCCTCCGGCACGAACCACACGCTGCCCACCGGCGGTTACGCCCGCAACTACAGCGGCGTGTCGCTCGATTCGTTTCTGAAGAAAATTACCTTCCAGCGCATCACCCCCGAAGGCTTGTTGCACGTGGGTCCGGTGGTGGAAACGATGGCCGAAGCGGAAGGCCTACGCGCCCACGCCCGCGCCGTGACCTTGCGGCTGGAATCTATTGCCGTAAGCCGTTAA
- the hisG gene encoding ATP phosphoribosyltransferase, with product MIRLAIQKSGRLSEDSLNLIRECGISFVSSTYKLKTEATNFPLEILFLRDDDIPGYVQDGVADLGIVGQNVLVEAGFPALEVEALGFSKCRLSLAVPRGAEYSSVASLQGKNIATSYPEILGRYLAGEGVQAQLHTISGSVEIAPSIGLADAICDIVSSGSTLLGNGLREVETVFRSEAVLIANQNLDAEKQHLLEKLRFRMQAVRRARRNKYIILNAPVAALDQVKALLPGIKSPTVTKLAEEGWVSVQSVVNEDDFWHVTDQLKAVGAEGILVLPIEKMIS from the coding sequence ATGATCCGTCTGGCCATCCAGAAGTCGGGCCGCCTGAGCGAAGATTCCCTGAATCTGATTCGTGAGTGCGGTATTTCGTTTGTCAGCAGCACCTACAAGCTCAAGACCGAAGCCACCAATTTCCCGCTCGAAATCCTGTTCCTGCGCGACGACGACATTCCCGGCTACGTGCAGGACGGCGTAGCCGACCTAGGTATCGTGGGTCAGAACGTGCTAGTGGAAGCCGGTTTCCCGGCGCTGGAAGTGGAAGCCCTAGGGTTCAGCAAGTGCCGCCTGTCGCTTGCCGTGCCGCGCGGCGCGGAGTACAGCTCCGTAGCGAGCTTGCAGGGCAAGAACATTGCAACTTCCTACCCCGAAATCCTAGGCCGTTATTTGGCCGGCGAGGGCGTGCAAGCCCAGTTGCACACTATTAGCGGGTCGGTGGAAATTGCGCCGAGCATTGGCCTAGCCGATGCTATCTGCGACATTGTGTCGTCGGGCTCAACGCTGCTAGGTAATGGCTTGCGCGAAGTAGAAACGGTTTTCCGCTCCGAGGCTGTGCTTATTGCCAACCAAAACCTAGATGCGGAAAAGCAGCACTTATTAGAGAAGCTTCGCTTCCGCATGCAAGCTGTACGCCGCGCCCGCCGCAACAAGTACATTATCTTGAATGCGCCCGTTGCGGCCCTCGACCAAGTGAAAGCCCTGCTGCCCGGCATCAAGTCGCCCACCGTGACCAAGCTAGCCGAAGAAGGTTGGGTGTCGGTGCAGTCGGTGGTAAACGAAGACGACTTCTGGCACGTAACGGATCAGCTTAAAGCCGTGGGTGCCGAAGGCATCCTGGTGCTTCCGATTGAGAAAATGATCAGTTAA
- a CDS encoding DUF2911 domain-containing protein, which yields MMFSRLLAGCCLGFTLGSLPALAQTQTPAAVTTPPTQQPQGVQLPLPQASPHVVLQQNIGLTSVTVDYHAPGVKGRPVWGQLVPWEEVWRAGANENTLLTFSDTLTVNGQVVPAGKYSFYVLPHAERDWELILNRVTTHWGSEGYDPKDDLVRLPIASEPAPFHETLLYWFSDVVPAGGKLNLTWEKRTVSMLVESDVHGKVLAGITQTLTQNPGNWQLLAQAAEYLVQNNLQAELALRYINESIRLHDVYSNNWIKARLLASQKDYTTAIEFGRKALKMGDKSDVAFKNQLPDMRVRLTEWQGKAY from the coding sequence ATGATGTTTTCTCGTCTGCTCGCTGGTTGTTGTCTGGGTTTCACATTAGGCAGCTTGCCAGCCCTAGCACAGACCCAAACTCCAGCGGCGGTTACCACGCCTCCTACCCAGCAGCCCCAGGGCGTGCAGCTGCCCTTGCCGCAGGCTAGCCCCCACGTTGTCTTGCAGCAGAATATTGGCCTTACTTCCGTTACCGTCGATTATCATGCCCCTGGCGTAAAGGGCCGCCCTGTATGGGGGCAGTTAGTACCCTGGGAAGAAGTGTGGCGGGCGGGCGCCAACGAAAACACCTTGCTGACCTTTTCCGACACGCTGACGGTCAACGGGCAGGTGGTACCGGCCGGTAAGTACTCGTTTTATGTGTTGCCCCACGCCGAGCGCGACTGGGAATTGATCCTGAACCGCGTCACCACGCACTGGGGTAGCGAAGGCTACGACCCCAAGGACGACCTCGTGCGCTTACCCATTGCCTCGGAGCCCGCGCCCTTCCACGAAACCCTGCTGTACTGGTTTTCGGACGTGGTACCCGCCGGCGGTAAGCTCAACCTAACCTGGGAGAAGCGCACCGTGAGCATGCTCGTTGAGAGCGACGTGCACGGCAAAGTACTAGCGGGCATCACGCAAACGCTAACCCAAAACCCCGGTAACTGGCAGCTCTTAGCCCAGGCAGCCGAGTACCTGGTGCAGAATAATCTCCAGGCCGAGCTAGCCCTGCGCTACATCAACGAATCCATCCGCCTGCACGATGTGTACAGCAACAACTGGATCAAGGCGCGGCTTTTAGCTTCGCAGAAAGACTACACCACCGCCATTGAGTTCGGCCGCAAAGCCCTCAAAATGGGTGACAAAAGCGATGTAGCCTTCAAAAACCAGCTCCCCGACATGCGTGTCCGCCTGACCGAGTGGCAAGGTAAAGCTTATTAA
- a CDS encoding TonB-dependent receptor yields MKKRLSVLGLLLLLAPLPAAVAQQVARALVAGAVRDAAGQPLELVVVGVEGQPGGATTDAGGRFSFSVTRPAAGAKPLVLIARRVGFQSQRLPLNLAAAQNLVIILATDNRLNNVVVRGRSDEADTREQVSVTHLDPRAAKEIPSAFGDFNKILTTLPGVVANNELTSTYSVRGGNYEENLVYVNGFEIYRPFLVTAAQQEGLSFVNPDLVSKIEFSTGGWQPKYGDKLSSVLSIDYKRPVKFEASATASLVGGTAHVGAASANKRVSYLAGIRYKNAQYVLNSLKQARGGYNPTFYDGQANINLALGPQDNLDRTTLGLLTTFAHNDYRFTPETGQATFSTATNQLTRVFIAYSGRERMQYDTYQGGLNLRHNFTPNLQGELLASALISREFEYRDVEAAYTFADINRDPNSEDFNQAVRQRDVGSRFDHSRNNLTARIATLEARGRWTPGRQHTVRWGVKGGREKIHDTLDEYSFIDSADYVPDRRRSLLRSDLNLASYRYQGYAQHTIDLDSLHTLTYGMRANYWTVNRQLTVSPRVQYAFTPRRRPNVSYKFATGVYNQPPFYRELRNQIGGRDAQGVFVQQAQLNPELRAQRSLHFIVGNEIRFKNKAGRDFKFTGEAYYKYLTDVVPYDVDNVRLRYFAQNNAKAYAAGLEGRLAGEFVKGAESWFSLGVQTTRENLVGDSITIFNAENNPIGKEPKGYIRRPTDQRVNLGVFFQDHLPNNPSVRGYVNLVFGSGLPFSPPSAPEQRGTSKLSRSYKRVDLGFSKVIALGNSPEASRRAGQFESLWLGLEILNVLAANNVGGYSYVQDINSVTYSVPNYLSQRVVNLRVIARF; encoded by the coding sequence GTGAAAAAGCGGTTGTCCGTGCTCGGGCTGCTGTTGTTGCTGGCACCCTTGCCCGCCGCAGTAGCGCAACAGGTAGCGCGGGCGCTCGTAGCGGGGGCCGTGCGCGACGCGGCTGGCCAACCGCTGGAGTTGGTGGTAGTAGGCGTGGAGGGGCAACCCGGCGGCGCCACGACCGATGCGGGTGGGCGCTTTTCTTTTAGCGTAACGCGCCCCGCCGCCGGTGCCAAGCCGCTGGTGCTTATTGCGCGGCGCGTGGGCTTTCAAAGCCAGCGACTGCCGTTGAACCTAGCCGCCGCCCAAAACCTAGTGATTATCCTGGCCACCGACAACCGTCTGAACAACGTAGTTGTGCGGGGCCGCTCCGACGAGGCCGACACCCGCGAGCAGGTGAGCGTCACGCACCTGGACCCGCGCGCGGCCAAGGAAATCCCCTCGGCCTTTGGTGACTTCAACAAGATCCTGACTACGCTGCCCGGCGTAGTGGCCAACAACGAGTTGACGAGTACGTACTCGGTGCGGGGTGGCAACTACGAAGAGAACCTGGTGTATGTGAATGGGTTCGAAATCTATCGGCCCTTTCTGGTCACGGCGGCGCAGCAGGAAGGGTTGAGCTTCGTGAACCCGGATTTGGTTAGTAAGATTGAATTCTCGACCGGGGGTTGGCAACCCAAGTACGGCGACAAGCTGTCCTCGGTGCTGAGCATTGACTATAAGCGGCCGGTGAAGTTTGAGGCCTCTGCTACGGCTAGCCTAGTGGGCGGCACGGCGCACGTGGGCGCGGCCTCGGCCAACAAGCGTGTGAGCTATCTGGCCGGTATTCGCTACAAGAATGCCCAGTACGTGCTCAACTCGCTGAAGCAGGCCCGCGGCGGCTACAACCCAACCTTCTACGACGGCCAGGCCAATATCAACCTAGCCCTCGGCCCGCAGGACAACCTGGACCGTACCACCCTCGGTCTGCTTACCACCTTTGCCCACAACGACTACCGCTTCACGCCCGAAACGGGTCAGGCGACGTTCAGTACGGCTACCAATCAGCTGACGCGGGTGTTTATTGCCTACTCCGGTCGGGAGCGAATGCAGTATGATACGTACCAAGGGGGACTTAACCTGCGCCACAACTTCACCCCAAATCTGCAAGGCGAACTGCTGGCCAGCGCCCTGATTTCGCGCGAGTTTGAGTACCGCGACGTGGAAGCCGCCTATACATTCGCCGACATCAACCGCGACCCCAACTCCGAGGACTTCAACCAGGCCGTGCGCCAGCGCGATGTGGGCTCCCGCTTCGACCACTCGCGCAACAATCTCACCGCTCGCATTGCCACGCTGGAAGCAAGGGGCCGCTGGACGCCCGGCCGCCAACATACTGTGCGTTGGGGCGTGAAAGGGGGCCGCGAAAAGATTCACGACACGCTCGACGAATACAGCTTCATTGACTCGGCTGACTACGTGCCCGACCGTCGGCGTTCGTTGCTGCGCTCTGATCTGAACCTAGCTAGCTACCGCTACCAGGGGTATGCCCAGCACACCATCGACCTCGATTCGTTGCACACGCTGACCTACGGCATGCGGGCCAACTACTGGACGGTGAACCGGCAGCTGACTGTGAGCCCGCGGGTGCAGTACGCCTTCACGCCGCGTCGCCGGCCGAACGTCTCCTATAAGTTTGCCACCGGCGTGTACAATCAGCCGCCGTTTTACCGCGAGCTACGCAACCAAATCGGTGGCCGCGATGCACAAGGCGTATTCGTGCAACAAGCGCAGCTTAACCCCGAGCTACGGGCGCAACGTTCCCTGCATTTTATTGTGGGCAATGAAATTCGCTTCAAAAACAAGGCCGGCCGCGACTTCAAGTTTACCGGCGAAGCCTATTACAAGTACCTCACCGACGTGGTACCCTACGACGTCGACAACGTGCGGCTGCGCTACTTTGCCCAGAACAACGCCAAGGCCTACGCCGCCGGGTTGGAAGGCCGCTTGGCCGGGGAGTTCGTAAAAGGTGCCGAGTCGTGGTTTAGTCTAGGGGTGCAAACCACCCGCGAAAACCTGGTGGGGGATTCCATCACCATTTTTAACGCGGAGAACAACCCTATTGGGAAGGAGCCCAAAGGCTACATTCGCCGTCCCACCGATCAACGGGTAAACCTAGGTGTGTTCTTCCAGGACCATTTGCCTAATAATCCGTCGGTGCGCGGCTACGTGAACTTGGTATTTGGCTCCGGCCTGCCGTTCTCGCCCCCCAGCGCCCCCGAGCAGCGTGGCACGAGCAAGCTTAGCCGCTCCTACAAGCGCGTCGACCTAGGTTTTTCTAAGGTCATTGCCCTCGGCAACAGCCCTGAAGCTAGCCGCCGGGCTGGTCAGTTTGAAAGTCTGTGGCTGGGCCTAGAAATCCTGAACGTACTAGCGGCCAATAACGTGGGCGGCTACAGCTACGTGCAAGACATTAATTCCGTCACGTATTCCGTGCCCAATTACCTTTCGCAGCGCGTCGTAAACCTGCGCGTCATAGCTAGGTTTTAA
- the rpe gene encoding ribulose-phosphate 3-epimerase, protein MAPLLAPSLLAADYGNLQAAVEGLADSAADWLHYDVMDGRFVPNISFGPGVLQAVHRHARQPFDVHLMIEEPQNYLAAFRDAGAASITVHYEACPHLHRVVQQIKHLGCRAGVALNPHTPVGLLEDIAADLDVVLVMSVNPGFGGQTFIPNTLRKVAALKELLIDCGSSALIEVDGGVTLDNAGALVEAGANVLVAGSFVFNSAEGPVATLANMRTQLSASIDAAEQEIG, encoded by the coding sequence ATGGCGCCTTTGCTCGCTCCGTCGCTGCTCGCTGCTGATTATGGCAACTTACAAGCTGCAGTAGAAGGCCTGGCGGACAGTGCCGCCGACTGGCTGCACTATGATGTAATGGACGGTCGCTTTGTGCCGAATATATCCTTTGGGCCCGGCGTACTGCAAGCCGTGCACCGCCACGCCCGGCAGCCCTTCGATGTGCACCTGATGATTGAGGAGCCGCAAAACTACCTAGCTGCCTTCCGCGACGCGGGCGCGGCGAGCATCACGGTGCATTACGAGGCGTGCCCGCACCTACACCGCGTGGTGCAGCAAATCAAGCACCTAGGTTGCCGGGCTGGCGTCGCGCTCAACCCGCATACGCCCGTCGGCTTATTAGAGGATATTGCCGCCGACCTGGATGTCGTGCTGGTGATGTCGGTAAACCCTGGCTTTGGCGGACAAACATTCATCCCGAATACATTGCGTAAAGTGGCCGCGCTGAAAGAGTTGCTAATCGATTGCGGCTCGTCGGCGCTGATCGAGGTCGATGGTGGCGTGACTCTTGATAACGCGGGAGCCCTGGTGGAGGCCGGTGCGAATGTCCTCGTGGCGGGAAGCTTTGTCTTCAACTCAGCCGAAGGTCCCGTGGCTACCCTGGCCAACATGCGGACGCAATTATCGGCTAGCATTGACGCAGCAGAACAAGAAATAGGCTAA